From Juglans regia cultivar Chandler chromosome 6, Walnut 2.0, whole genome shotgun sequence, the proteins below share one genomic window:
- the LOC109011392 gene encoding probable serine/threonine-protein kinase At1g54610, with protein MGCVQTKPPESSQSGGIDKLKLENGYVGRDGFMDNHRRSTGQRDMHRESSRQFRAESKKHNAPYGKGNIGVADGSTRGEGKLINGEEMRKVGGRNDGNNIVSQRMSFFKPIEDIELVDGWPKWLMDNVPREVLMGLVPKSADSYVMLTKVGQGTYSNVYKARDRESNKIVALKKVRFDTSEPESIKFMAREIMMLQKLDHPNIIKLEGLATSRLQYSLYLVFDFMQTDLATIISRSEARLDESQVKCYMHQLLSGLQHCHDRGILHRDIKGANLLIDKQGMLKIADFGLANFYTGNHNLPLTNRVVTLWYRAPELLLGATHYGVGIDLWSAGCLLAEMFAGHPIMPARTEVEQIHRIFKLCGTPSEEYWKKLKLSRKFKIPQFRPSITEAFSQFPASSLGLLNTLLALDPAYRGCASLALQNEFFYTSPLACNLSDLPFVYSKEDELKETNEERKHRSSRMKQRSRTVCERRRKDLAAPAKPEEDSVYYTTKQEKTPETNVQSQEPRSTTSNTHSDHVKPASRKESPTLTTGSSTTSSGVKPSSQTESSNFSLSPDVFSFNQMISPKTQDHPNASNNMIKNLPPPPTTRSHIANYIKDNGRFRSNHVQRSESTRDFRKTSRRNHFDVYAVDD; from the exons ATGGGCTGTGTTCAGACCAAGCCTCCAGAGAGCTCACAATCTGGAGGCATAGACAAGTTGAAACTAGAAAATGGCTACGTTGGAAGAGATGGATTTATGGATAATCATCGACGATCAACAGGTCAAAGGGATATGCATAGGGAGTCAAGTAGGCAGTTTAGGGCTGAGTCCAAAAAGCACAATGCCCCTTATGGTAAAGGGAATATTGGTGTAGCAGACGGTAGTACTAGAGGAGAAGGGAAGTTGATTAATGGAGAGGAAATGAGAAAAGTTGGTGGCCGTAACGATGGGAATAATATTGTTTCACAGAGAATGTCATTTTTTAAGCCAATTGAAGATATTGAGTTGGTGGATGGATGGCCAAAATGGCTCATGGATAATGTTCCAAGAGAGGTATTGATGGGGTTGGTTCCAAAGAGTGCTGATTCCTATGTTATGCTTACTAAG GTGGGCCAGGGGACTTACAGCAATGTGTATAAAGCTCGAGATAGAGAGAGCAACAAAATCGTTGCTTTAAAGAAGGTCCGTTTCGACACATCAGAACCTGAGAGTATCAAGTTTATGGCACGAGAAATAATGATGTTACAGAAGTTGGATCATCCCAACATAATAAAGCTAGAGGGATTGGCTACATCAAGATTGCAATACAGTCTGTATCTGGTTTTCGATTTCATGCAGACGGATTTGGCAACAATTATCTCTCGCTCTGAAGCAAGACTTGATGAATCACAGGTCAAATGCTACATGCATCAGCTGCTCTCAGGGCTGCAGCACTGCCATGATAGGGGGATTTTACATCGAGACATTAAAGGAGCAAATCTTTTGATCGATAAACAGGGGATGCTAAAGATTGCAGATTTTGGGCTTGCAAATTTTTACACTGGAAACCACAATCTGCCTCTCACAAACCGAGTTGTGACACTTTGGTACAGAGCCCCTGAACTGTTATTAGGAGCTACCCATTATGGTGTTGGTATTGATCTTTGGAGTGCTGGATGCCTTTTGGCAGAAATGTTTGCTGGACATCCAATTATGCCTGCTAGAACAGAG GTCGAGCAAATTCACAGGATTTTTAAACTATGTGGCACACCATCGGAGGAATACTGGAAAAAGTTGAAACTGTctagaaaattcaaaattccaCAGTTCAGGCCTAGTATTACAGAGGCTTTCAGCCAATTTCCTGCATCTTCTTTGGGTCTGTTGAACACTCTTCTAGCTCTGGACCCAGCATATAGGGGATGTGCCTCTTTGGCTCTCCAAAACGAA TTCTTTTACACTAGTCCGTTGGCATGCAACCTTTCAGATCTACCTTTTGTCTACAGCAAAGAAGATGAACTGAAGGAAACTAATGAAGAGAGAAA GCACAGAAGTTCTAGAATGAAACAGCGTTCTAGGACAGTTTGTGAGCGCAGGAGAAAAGATCTAGCAGCCCCTGCAAAGCCCGAGGAAGATTCTGTATATTATACTACaaag cAAGAGAAGACTCCTGAGACAAATGTGCAAAGCCAAGAGCCACGTAGCACAACCAGTAACACCCACTCTGATCATGTCAAGCCAGCAAGCAGAAAAGAGAGCCCAACCTTGACTACAGGTAGTAGTACTACTTCCTCTGGTGTAAAGCCCTCCAGCCAAACCGAGAGCTCAAATTTCTCTCTATCCCCAGatgtgttttcttttaatcaaatgattTCACCAAAGACACAAGATCATCCTAATGCTAGTAACAACATGATCAAGAACCTGCCCCCACCACCCACCACCAGATCACACATCGCCAATTACATTAAAGATAATGGCAGGTTCAGGTCAAATCATGTCCAAAGGTCTGAATCGACTAGAGATTTCAGAAAAACAAGCCGAAGGAATCATTTTGATGTATATGCAGTTGATGATTAA